From the genome of Tachypleus tridentatus isolate NWPU-2018 chromosome 6, ASM421037v1, whole genome shotgun sequence:
TTTTAAGCAAAGCAACATAAAATTCACCCTGGTtttaagtgatagactagagggaaggcagctggtctaCAGCACCAACCGCAAAATTGTAAGCTCTGTTTATCTGGCCAAATTATGTGATTTCACCCGTACTCTTATATGTAGTGTACTCACAGCCCTAAACTGTGCAAAACGTTTAGCACCAACTGAACACAATCCACGAACTCTCGAAAATACAGTCTAGAGAAACCATTAATCATTAGGCCAAACCACCtggaagaaaacaaatatttcaatttgcGTTTGAGAATTAAAATAAGGAATGTATCCTTCAGTtgcaattttaaaactaaatcccCTAAATCAGGTGAATGCATAAATCACAGTCGTGTTTATGTGAAACAGTAACTTTTTTCCAAGGCACTGTTAACgggaagtaatttattttatttacatccaAGCAAGGGacgttttcttcatttttaaatactttaaatatttgggAGGAAATACTGGGGTATATTCAAAGTACAGTTTTGCAAGATTCGTGAATTCTCGTAGAAATGTATTTTGAGTCTTAGAATATAAAAATCAAGGTCATTGAAATGTTAGCCTGTAGCTGAGTCACTGGTAATAAAATATAAGGCTAAACCAATCTTTAAGAAAACGATATACAAACCTCTTGTTTTCATGtatttcatatttgaaaatattcgatatatttatttattatttctgtgtttcattagttggttaagaaaccTTTCTTACTAAATAGACATATCATCACATATGCATACAGAGGTGGTGGGGGTTATAGCCCTGAGATAAACGTGAGGCACTGAGCGCAAACTTCATGTTTTAACGCTTTTATTCATAGAACAAGTGCAATGTATCCGATTTTTGGTCAtcaatattcaaaatgtttgtaCTGAGCAATATTACCCCTGTGGTCAATGGCCAAAGATCACGTGATGTTATAcagtgaaactaaaaacattctCTTCTTAATATTCtagttttcagttttctttacagGAAATTAAACAAACCTTAACCTATTTAGCTCATATACttcaattaaaagtaatatatcaaaaCTTTAGCGGTGGAACGTCAGCTCTGTTTTGAACACAATACAACATAAGTCTGTTCATGTTCACCTTTGCACACGTGATGAATTAATGTAACATTGTGGAAACTTAATGGCAGAGCTTTAATCTTGATGAAACATTCGATTGTCCAAGTCTGCagtcattttgtgtgtgtgtgtttggcgccatttaaaaaaaaacaaacatgtttattattactgtatagtGAATTTGTCAAAGAATACCAATAATCTATTATTACTGTACCACAATATGTGTAATTTGTCCGACAGAATatgagactcgtaatccgagggtcgcgggttcgcgccgcgTCGCGCTTATTATCTCGCCCTAcaaataatgtgacggtcaatcccatgcTCGTGTTACTTATAGATTCATGAGCTGcgtcataacaatataaatttaacgtgcctaaattaaagaaaagcacaGATGGAAATCGATTACTAGGAAGTCAGTGGATAAAACTGATGGTTGAGTTGGTAtagattattattaatataacgcCTAGAATAAAACTTTGTGGAAaggattatattatattatattatattatcctTGGCGCGTATAGATTATTAAATGTTACGCACATTCTGGTTTGTCAGGAaatggtttatttattgttaagcacaaggaTACACAATAAACTACTtttgctctacccaccacaggtatcgaaagcaGATATTTCGAAAGAAAAGCCTTTAGGCTTAACGCTGAACTACCAGAGGGCAGCAAACTATTTGAATTCTAGAGGATTAAATAGTGTTTGGCATAAGTCAGTAGAGAGGTCCGGCTTCTCTAGTACAAAATAGTAAAGGTATAAATTCTTAGTGAAACATCACAAATTAAATAAAGTAGCGACATTGGAACATATCAATAATTAATATGCTCTAATCCAAGTATAGCCGAAGAGAGATATGTAgctataattattaaaacatcgAAGGCTCAAGAAACATGATAGTATTTCACAATTATATGTTGACTGCTCCATTTAATCGCAGATTGAGCTTCGAAATTGGCTCGGCACGGtcaagtggattaaggcgttcgactcgtaatacaagagtcgcgggtttgaatcccggtcgcaccaaacatgctcgccctttcagccgtggggcgttataacgtgacggtcaatccaactattcgttggtaaaaaaagtaatccatgagttggcggttggtggtgatgactagctgccttacactgttaaattagggatggttagcgcagttagccctcgactagctttgcgcgaaattcaaaacaaacaaacaaaagcttcaaAAATAGCAAAAATAGATACTTATGGACATTGTTCCAAGTTAGGCAAGCATTATTAAGTACACAATGTCTAAAAGTTAAACTTATATTCAAAAGCATTTATTTTGGTCGTTAGTTTAAGCATACTGTGCATCATGTGTGAGCTAGGCAGAGTATCACGGACTAAAAGTGATGTTTATTTAATTACCTATATTTAGTAGTTAACGGATGTCTAATTCTATCACTTAATTCAACTGGTATAATCTCGAAGCTCCAGTCTTGATCATTTGAACTGTATTTAGATACGTGCGGCAACGTATTAGGTCAGTAACTTAATATCAGCTGGATGTTTTGTTTGCTTTCagattttaactatttttttcaggaatatctgcgctagccatctataattttACATTGATAGACTATGTAGAAGACAGTCTGTCCACAGCAATTACGACAAACTCTTGAGTTTCTGATGTCTAACTGAATAAACAGAAATGTGATCACCAtctttataatatattcaaagtCATCACCTTCATGGCACACCCAGTCATCATCTTTATGATACACCCAAAGTCATCAtctttataacacacccacaatCATCATATTTATAATACACCCACTGTCATCATCTTTATAACACACCCAAAGTCATcatcattataacaccccaaagTCATTATCTTTACACCCCAAAGTCATTATCTTTATAATACACCCAAAGTCACCATctttataacacactcacagTCATCATTTATATAATACACTCGCAGTTATCATCTTTATAATACACCCAAAGTCATCATATTTTTAACACATCCACCGTCATCATCTTTATAACACACCCAGGTCATCATTTATATATCACACCCACAGTCATCATCGTTATAATACACCCAAAGTCATCATCTTCATGACACACAAAcagtcatcatatttgtaacacaCCTACAGTTATCATCTCTATAATACACCCGcagtcatcatatttgtaacacaCCTACAGTTATCATTTTCATAAAACACCCACAGTCATCATCTCTATAACACACCCAAAGTCATCATCATCATAACACCCCCGTAGTCATCATTTTTATGATACACCCAAAGTCATCATCTTTATAATACACCCagagtaattatattttaacacacacaccGTCATCATCTTTATGACACACCCACTGTCATCATCTTTATGACACACCCACAGTCATCATCTTTATATTACACACAAAGTCGTTGatttataacatacccacagcCATATGAGGCACAACGAAAGTAAAAACCGACATTTagtatagtttgttgttgttgttttgaattaagcacgaagctacacaatggactatctgtgctaccataccacgggtatcgaaactcggtttttagcgttgtaaatctgcagtcataccgctgagccactggggggcgtagTATAGTTTAACACTGTTTGTTATATTAAACGAAAGTAATAAGCAAGCGATACTCAGCGGAgtttaatactgtttgttatctGAAACAAAGTGAAAATCAAGCGACACTTAGTGGAGTTTAATATGCCCTGTAACGAAAGTTTAATACCAGGTGAAGCCAAGCGTTTAAATTCATGGCGTatttcaagatttaaaaaaacgcttagtgtgtgttttcttatagcaaagccacatcgggctatctgctgagtccaccgaagggaatcgtacccctgattttagcattgtaaatccgtagagttgcctctgtaccagcgggagacaaaACGCTTACTGTAGGAAAGTTATTTGTAAATTCACTAGTTTAACTAATAGTATACagctataaaaacaataatacatagGTGGGTATACCCCATGAGAGTGTATATGGAGATTTGTGTCTTTCTTATATCAGTGATAACAACAAGACTTATTCTTGTACTCAGATCAATGTGAGCATGGAAAGTGATGTTTCAATGATATACTTGATTTCTCTATTAACGACCTAAAATAATCAAAGTTTGCCTAGATTCTGTctttaaaatatagtatttaatatAGTATGATTACACtattctattgttattatttcgCTGATTCTTGTAAAATTTATCATGACTTTAAATTTTAacctaataatattttattcataagttTGAGAAAAACAATCGTGACACCagtgtgttatatttataacagttttccatactttcatttaatttgaaattgtctagttttataacttttacttctttgttttgtctCTTATTCGTATATCACATTTTCCCCTGAAACATGTTAATTGTCTAACGATCGTTTGGCGGATTCCTCCAGATAAACGTATTTTTTCTTGTAACGCTGTTTAAAATTCTCCAACTTTACCttatttacaacatttttatttaaaactttacatagTTTTGTCTTTTGAGTCTTTAGGTTTTATGAGTtcagtttatttcagttaataataaaCCAGTAAAATAACAAAGCTGAATAAACGACATTGTTTCGATATGAGAAAAAGTCAGTTTAAACTTGGTTTTACATAAGATGTTTGTATTGAGtttcgaaaacaacaacaacaaacgaatagATCAATGGTTGGCCTTTAAGTGGTGAGATGTTTGGGTTTAGGCCTAGCGAGAAACCACAAACTGTGTaataagtatgttttatttctttaggtTAACAGTTATAGACTTAAGATATATTTACACATGACAACAAACAGTAGAATACTAAcatatacatttacttttaagaataataaatggACGAACTAACTGTTACTCTAAATAAAACTCCAACAAAACTATTTGAGCCTTTCTAGGCctgactttttttattttaacttaaaaagttTTTCTTGACTCATTACATATTTGAgggaaaatttaaaacattgcgaatagaaattgtttcaattttgttttttttgtggcTTTCAGTTACTAAACTTACACAGCTTCCATAACAACTCATGTATCAGAAATCAGTATATGTCAAATCACAGATCTTCGTTTAGGAAAATACCATTTAGATTCCTAAACGTTTATTGTAAAAGTACAATCACCAAAACAGGTGGGTGATATTTAGCGATGCTCAGGAAAactgaaaataagaataatataaatataatcttttttttttaaactaaagttagtaattacatatattttatatgatatgaTCATTCTAAAGCTCctataagttttataaataaatagtctCAAAGTAAAGACAAACTCTAAGCAATGAGATTAAAATGGCGTCTCTGGCGTAACTGCGTATTGACTAAGTATAGTCAACAGCACGTACTGGAATTCCATAAGCATCGTATCTAGCGTGCTTTAAGTTTCTTTGAGTATCGTCACTAGTGTGAACTTAAGTTTCTCCGAATGTCATCAGTAGTGTGTTTTAAGTCTCTCTGGGTGTCGTCACTAAAGTGACTGGATTTTTCAAACACCATTACTTGCGTGACTTCATATTCTCTAAGTGTCGACACTGGCATTACTTCAATTTCTTTAACCTTCGTCACTAGCGTGATTTCGTGTTTATTAAGTATTGGCACTGGCGTGACTTCGTTTTCTTTAAATATCGTTACTAAGTCACTTATGGATCGTGTAAGTGTCGCCACTGGCATGATTTCAGATCCTCTAAGCATTGCCACTAGCGTGACTTCGAACTTTTGAAGGTCGTCACTAACATTATTTCAATTTCTCTAAGTGTCGTCGCTAGGACTACTACAAATTTCCTAACTTTGCCATGAGGCTGAATTCAGATTCACAAAGTTTCGTCACTGTTGTGACTTCGGTTCTCAAAGGCAAGTGACGATAAAAACGTTTAAGCCTGtagtttaagatttttaaaataaagttatggaAAATTCATATAAAAGAAGTTAGCATTTTCTTTATCATACATAAAGCAACTTTAAATTAATCTATCTGATTATGCTTTTCATACTCTATAATTTATAGAAGTGAATCATTTGAGAAAAAGAATAGATTTTCGTTGTACTCGCTAACACACATCACTTATTTTTAtagttgtaaatataaaacacaatcaTTTGAAATGCTAACATATTAAATTGAAAGAAAGCTTTTCAGTAATCATAGGACgggatataaaacttttatacagTTATTTGTACTAAATATTTCAAGCTAATGTGTACTGGAACATAAACACTggtataaaacacatttttatttcacattctaGAAGAAATTAAGAAGGAACGATTCTTGATGAACATTTACTAGAACATAAACAATGGTGTGTAATACACCAGCTTATGTGTACTAGAACATAAACATTGGTATATAACACATCAGTTTATGTGTACTAGAACATAAACACTGGTATATAACACATCAGTTTATGTGTACTAGAACATAAACACTGGTATATAACACATCAGTTTATGTGTACTAGAACATAAACACTGGTATATAACACATCATTTTATGTGTACTAGGACATAAACACTGGTATATAACATCAGTTTATGTGTACTAGAACGTAAAGACTGGTATACAACACATCCGTTTATGTGTACTAGAATATAAGCACTGGTATACAACACATCAGTTCACGTGTGTAGATTAGAACAGAAACAGTGATATGTAACACACCAACTTATGTGTACTAGAACATAAACACTGGTATATAACAGATCGGTTCATGTGTATATACTAAAACGTACGTGGTGTGTAACACACCAGCTTATGTAAATAGAACATAAGCAATTGCATATAACACATCTTTATTTCGAATTCGAGACGAAACCGATCAGGTGAGATTCTTAATAAACCTTTGCGTACAAACTTGAGAAGAAAACATTAGTTTACAATATCTTTCCAGGAACTAGATACGACATGCCTATACATCGTGTAACATTTTGTTCTAAGTTACTAATTAAATAACGTAGCGAGATTGCTACATTACATGCGtgtaaataaatttgtatatttatttatatatttacaggaGTATCACCCACGTTGTTATTGATTTATACGCTGTGTAAATGAGTTTTCAATCTTGATTCTTGCGCATGTCAGATTTTTCCAGAAGTCTAAAATCCTGAATGTTATTTAAGATGATAGTTTCCATCTTCACAGTTTCGACATCTTTCTTCAGTTCTTCCATATCTCGTTTCAACTTGGCGCGCCTGTTCTGAAACCACGTGATCACTTGGGCATTTGTTAGGCGTAGACGCTGAGCGATCTCGTCTCTGTCTGCAGGAGATAGATATTTCTGGTACAAAAACCGTTTCTCGAGCTCAAAGATCTGCTGGTTAGTGAAAGCTGTCCGagatttccttttctttttcgGTTGTTGTCGAATGCTGAATAGATTGAGGTGGTCGTGACTTTCATCtgcaaaaaaacagaaacaaactcgTTAACAACAGAAGGTACAAGCCCTTGAACAAACACATTAACAGCTGAAGACACAAGTATTTGAAGAAACTCCTTAACGTTAACAACAGAAGGTACAAGCCCTTGAACAAACACATTAACAGCTGAAGACACAAGTATTTGAAGAAACTCCTTAACGTTAACAACAGAAGGTACAAGCCCTTGAACAAACACATTAACAGCTGAAGACACAAGTATTTGAAGAAACTCCTTAACGTTAACAACAGAAGGTACAAGTCCTTGAACAAACACATTAACAGCTGAAGACACAAGTATTTGAAGAAACTCCTTAACGTTAACAACAGAAGGTACAAGCCCTTGAACAAACACATTAACAGCTGAAGACACAAGTATTTGAAGAAACTCCTTAACGTTAACAACAGAAGGTACAAGCCCTTGAACAAACACATTAACAGCTGAAGACACAAGTATTTGAAGAAACTCCTTAACGTTAACAACAGAAGGTACAAGCCCTTCAACAAACACATTAACAGCTGAAGACACAAGTATTTGAAGAAACTCCTTAACGTTAACAACAGAAGGTACAAGCCCTTGAACAAACGCCCCTTCTACCATTCCCTACTAGGGGCTCAGCGGAAATTCTGACGGGTCAGACTGCTgtaaaccgggtttcggtactcATAGTGGTCATTATGTTGCTCTGTGCTTAGCAAGAAATAAGTAACACAGGCCTGCAGATTTGAATTTCATGAAAGTTATTTTTGGTTTAATAATGGAGTTTTCACAATACAGCTGctcagatttcgaaaataatattcatttttttatcgatgacggtttttttttttttttcaaattgggAAGAAAAACTTCTTATTTAGATcaagttattatttcatttaccaatatgaacatttgtttattattatgtttgggttctagaacgatcagTAAGATTGGTCTATAGTAATCTATTGGCAgcggttgtcaacattttaaacataacaaagcGTGATCCGATTTCAACGAAAACGATTCACTTATGTAGTAGTGgatatgatgttttgtgaaaatatgTAGAGGAAATGactatcattttcggattcagcgtacaagTATTACCGTAGAACATGTAagaatttcaagacaataaaaccatcgcagaccTGTGTAATTAAACGAACCAGAGAAAACATTAGTATCAAAAGTTACAAGTACTTGAATAAGGACATGAACATGAACAAATAAGGTATAAGTATGTGAACATTAACGACTGAAGGTATAAGTATTTAAACAAACGCATGAACATTAACGACcgaagatataaatatttaaacaaacaagttgTCATTAACAACAGAAGACAGAAGTTCTTAAATAAAGCTTGCCATAGAAACAGGACTTCggcattatttttatatttcaagaaatattgaCGGTGGTTTATGAAATAAGACTTTAGCAGACCAAGACTTGAATAACGAACATTGGAAAGAGATGGTTAACTTTAATTATGTTGCTCAGTGTGTAATAGTGTAAAACGGTACAAAATATCTTTTGATACTAGCATTTAAAGAGAACCAGTCAAGCCATTATGATCATATACAACCTACATAATTTCAACCAATATTGCgtaattttacttgttttcctCACTTCCAGATGGACATGTTGAGTTTTAGTTCGTGTATTTGGTACGTCCACTGAAACAATGTACTGATTTGTGTCTATAGTAGGATTACAACATTTATGTGTTGCCTTCTGTCCATAATAAATCCAGTTGCTATGTGCTGGTTTGTGTTTGTAACATATCTACCGTTTTAATATACTGGTACATGCTTATAATATGTCTATTATTTCTGTTGTTAATAAGACCTGCTGAGTGAAAGCATATAATAGTATATCAAGCATACTATATCTTATATCAAATAATGACGaagatttttgaaaatatcttgGCTCTATGGACGTAGTAGTTCGTTCGTGGTATGTTTGAAATTACCAGGGACATCCAGAAACAGGAATGTCGTCAATATTTGGtaaatttagaaaacaagaaGTGAGATGAAATGTCGCCATAAAGTGAGAGAAGCCCAAAATTTGATGTACTGTGCCATCTGGAAAGTGCTAAGGATTTCTTGTAGGATAAACAGCTTTAATCAGGGTGGCTGAAATCAGAGGATAAAAAAATCTACTGTCACTATTCTGGGGCAGATATTTTAGTAATTGAGATTCTCTTTATATGTAAGCAACGTTTTAGACAACAGATGTTATGATGTGAATTGTATTAAGTTAATGAAATGCAATTTTTAACAATGTCACATCGCATCAGTATATGTAAAGACTTTTTTAAcgctgttttctttaattttcacaTAATGTActggtttgtattgtttgtatttgaatttcgcacaaagctactcgagggctatctgtgctagccgtccctaatttagcagtgtaagactagagggaaggcaactagtcatcaccacccaccgccacctcttgggctactcttttaccaacgaatagtgggattgaccgtcacattatacacccccactgctgggagggcgagcatgtttagcgcgacgcgggcgcgaacccgcgaccctcggattacgagtcgcacgccttacgcgctaggccatgccgggccactggtTTGTAATCAAGCATATCGTTAAAATATACCGGTTTGTGATCATAGCTaataacatcattatacacaGCGTTTTCAGTTTCAAGCCGTCGACTGaattttataattcattgatttttttttaccataactATACTTTTGTCTTGGTGCACATGGAAAATTTACAagtgtgacttttttttttcatcttgaaaCAAAACTCATGAACAACAGTCAGCACAGTTGATATTTCTAGTGTGTAAAAAACTGCTAGTGAAGTATTCTTGGAATCATTAACTTCTACGTAAGAGACAGAGAGAAGGAATTTCAATTATATACATTAACAGATCAAAggagataaagtaaaataaaggtccattattacttgtttctttgtaGGTGGCCAAAAGTAAGTGGAATAGATCAATCACATCGCGCGATGTTGAATAACAACCGAAAAAAAGAACAACACTGTCATTAGTTTATAATTTGGTCTCTTTTTATGATTAAACATGAACATATGATTCATATAAATTAAACTCCTTCATTATCTAGAACAAAATCACAACTCCTCGTGGAAATATGTACGCATAAACAACAAAGACTGAGGACATGTAAATATTGCCAGCGTAAGGACATACTTTCAGTTAGGGAGTTGCTACACGACGAGTACTCATGTGATACTTTAACTAACTCAAAGAAAAACtatttagaaattttattctACTAATGTGTCGCTGCggaaataacaaaacaacgtatttgtaaaaaaaaaataaaatctagaaaGATGATTTCTACAGTTCCATTTTAAATCATGCCGGTCTTTTGTTGTTGAAATTCAGAACTTTTGTTCCAGTTTTTGTATTGAGACCTAATAATTTCATATCTATGTATATGTTGAGACCCAGTGTGCTTTATATTCCTATGTTTGTAATAACATCCAGTAATTTTGTTCTAGCGGTTTTATTGAAAACGTTTCACTGGTCTTACTGATTTACCGACATCactctaatattttgtttatgtgaaaacatttaaatgttttgttcctATGCTttcattaaaagtgttttaatatttttgttcctgtatttttattaaaagcgtttcagtatttttgtttctgttgttttattgaaagtgttttagtatttttgtttctgtggTTCTATTGAAAgtgtttcagtatttttgtttctgtggTTCTATTGAAAgtgtttcagtatttttgtttctgtggTTTTATTGAAAgtgtttcagtatttttgtttctgtggTTTTATTGAAAGTGcttcagtatttttgtttctgtggTTCTATTGAAAgtgtttcagtatttttgtttctgtggTTTTATTGAAAgtgtttcagtatttttgtttctgtggTTTTATTGAAAGTGCTTCAGTATTTGTGTTTCTGTGGTTTTATTGAAAgtgtttcagtatttttgtttctgtggTTTTATTGAAAGTGTTTCAGTATTTGTGTTTCTGTGGTTTTATTGAAAgtgtttcagtatttttgtttccGTGGTTCTATTGAAAGTG
Proteins encoded in this window:
- the LOC143251735 gene encoding transcription factor LBX1-like, encoding MDPGQLHESHDHLNLFSIRQQPKKKRKSRTAFTNQQIFELEKRFLYQKYLSPADRDEIAQRLRLTNAQVITWFQNRRAKLKRDMEELKKDVETVKMETIILNNIQDFRLLEKSDMRKNQD